Genomic window (Streptomyces sp. LX-29):
TCAGAGATTGCAGCGCGCCACTGACCGTCCCGCCGGTCACCACGCGGTAGAGCACGGCGGCGAAGGCACATGCCGCCAGCGTGCCGACCGCGTACTCCGAGGTGGCCATCCCGGCGTCCGCACGCGCCCTCAGGCCGGTCGCGATCTCCGCATACCGCCGGACGCACCATCGATTGACCATCACATCCCCCTTCGATGCGCGACTCTGATGTCGCGTCAGTTGCTTTCGTCGGATCGCGCGTGGACCCACGCGCGCCGTCTCACGTATGC
Coding sequences:
- a CDS encoding DUF4244 domain-containing protein, whose translation is MVNRWCVRRYAEIATGLRARADAGMATSEYAVGTLAACAFAAVLYRVVTGGTVSGALQSLIERALDAPF